CGTCCATTGGTCCGCACATTGCTATCCTGAAGGTCTTTGCCGACATTATCGACGACTGGTCCGATGACACAGTCCGTCAATTGATCGCATTGGCCAGGCAGCACGCCTTCCTGATTTGGGAAGGAGGCCGCATCCTCAACTCGACTGTTGACGTCACTGGCACTTCGGAATCGAAAGAAGTGAGAAATGAATTAGTGGATTTGGTGCGGAGGAAATACACCAAGGGCGTGATTAAGACCGCTGCGTGGGCGGGCATTGCGACCGCGTGGGCGTCTGGTGTTGCCGAGGACAACCAAGAAGCCGACATCTTGATTCCGGCCCTGAAAGCGGCCGCACGGGAGACTGTTGCCAATACTACACAAACTATCCGCACAGAAATTACGGCTGAAAAATCGCCGAATAACCGTCCGTCCCACGACAAcgctgaagatgatgaccCGCAACATCTCACCTCCGACTACGTAGTCGTCGATGATGAGAACCTGGGCTTACCACCCCGGAAAGCCTCCACAATTTCTCTCACTCAAACTATCACACAACATACCGAAGACTCGACAGAAGACTTTACTTCCCTCAAGTCCGACAGGTCTGACGTCGGAGATCACCTGTCGGTAAATGGCGGACAGAAGCGATCATCCATCACTCCGGATGACGATGCGATTCCTCCCCCTCCACTTCTGGCGCGTGGGTTAGTGCTTTGCTTGCCTTCTGAGTATACCGATGCTTTTACTCCGGATTACAGAAGAAGTTGCCTAGCCGCTGCTCGCGCTAACCAAGATTTCGTCATTGGATTCCTGTCGGCAGGGCAATGGCACCTTGTGTCTCAACAAGAAGACTTATTGGATATGGAAGTACCCGAATATGACAACGACCTGGTTCAAGAACAGCAGCCGGTCAATGACTGGGACGAAGATAAGCCCTATCACCTTGCTGTGTTCTCGCCCATATCCCACCGACTCAACCAAATGCATGGCAAGCACCTGGAGGATTACAAcgacgaagatgaggagAACGAGCCTTTGAGCCCTACTACACCTATAGTCAACACCTCGTCCGCGGACGTGTTCAACCCATTGTCAACGAAACTCGAATCGATCGTTGGACAAGCGTTGAAGATGCGAGATGCTATccacgatgatgacgaggtGACAAACGAACAAGCGAACAATGACACAAAAAAATTACCCAGGGTTATGCACATTCCTATTGTGTCGTTACCCTGATTTCTCTTTCGTTTTCTCTTTTCG
This Aspergillus chevalieri M1 DNA, chromosome 3, nearly complete sequence DNA region includes the following protein-coding sequences:
- a CDS encoding uncharacterized protein (COG:S;~EggNog:ENOG410PVKY;~InterPro:IPR013785,IPR001754;~go_function: GO:0003824 - catalytic activity [Evidence IEA];~go_function: GO:0004590 - orotidine-5'-phosphate decarboxylase activity [Evidence IEA];~go_process: GO:0006207 - 'de novo' pyrimidine nucleobase biosynthetic process [Evidence IEA]) → MESPLSDSFTFPGNRLTSYIQTLTETKKGLPHGIPVCVCASHTITTTSALVQLASSIGPHIAILKVFADIIDDWSDDTVRQLIALARQHAFLIWEGGRILNSTVDVTGTSESKEVRNELVDLVRRKYTKGVIKTAAWAGIATAWASGVAEDNQEADILIPALKAAARETVANTTQTIRTEITAEKSPNNRPSHDNAEDDDPQHLTSDYVVVDDENLGLPPRKASTISLTQTITQHTEDSTEDFTSLKSDRSDVGDHLSVNGGQKRSSITPDDDAIPPPPLLARGLVLCLPSEYTDAFTPDYRRSCLAAARANQDFVIGFLSAGQWHLVSQQEDLLDMEVPEYDNDLVQEQQPVNDWDEDKPYHLAVFSPISHRLNQMHGKHLEDYNDEDEENEPLSPTTPIVNTSSADVFNPLSTKLESIVGQALKMRDAIHDDDEVTNEQANNDTKKLPRVMHIPIVSLP